Proteins from one Limanda limanda chromosome 9, fLimLim1.1, whole genome shotgun sequence genomic window:
- the LOC133011165 gene encoding receptor-transporting protein 3-like — protein MDLGMWRSTFKRNANGFPDGDTWKLEFDSMIEPKHPQPGWKEYITRTSARFRCSKCGRPWPSNIVMVFFHMHLEDSTGTVKVKRSGQSCQECNDGRMQDPMVDLEHITILMKNLVTKMRIKCYNEDLDDCEHDQKKLDVNSSHDPDNCEACRKGFCRN, from the exons ATGGATCTGGGAATGTGGAGGTCTACCTTCAAGAGAAACGCCAATGGTTTCCCGGATGGAGACACCTGGAAACTGGAGTTTGATTCCATGATTGAGCCCAAACATCCTCAGCCCGGATGGAAGGAGTACATCACTCGGACCAGTGCAAG GTTTAGGTGCAGCAAGTGTGGAAGACCCTGGCCCTCCAACATAGTGATGGTGTTCTTTCACATGCACCTGGAGGACAGCACGGGCACCGTCAAAGTGAAGCGCTCCGGTCAGAGCTGCCAGGAATGCAATGATGGCCGGATGCAGGATCCCATGGTAGACCTGGAGCACATCACTATCCTCATGAAGAACCTGGTGACGAAAATGAGAATTAAGTGCTACAACGAAGACCTGGATGACTGCGAACACGATCAGAAGAAGCTCGATGTCAACAGTTCCCACGATCCTGACAACTGCGAGGCATGTCGTAAAGGCTTCTGTAGAAACTAA
- the LOC133011024 gene encoding 5-hydroxytryptamine receptor 3C, which produces MNAECSSFMMNCSKPDAPSLLEALRPVFNLSAIRPVTNISTITNVNISFILYGILGVDEKAQILTTLIWQSVSWRNEFISWDPQQCGSSSITVPRKLLWVPDVVINEFMEKNSAPFTPYIYVYSDGLVSDALPVRVVSSCRLDIYMFPFDIQNCTFSFNSYVYRKSALQIDLPGHAGEIFQMSKEMMTTMGEWELIGITVKKFVFNADFDNFYEELRFYVSMKRRSTLYVVNLLIPSCFLITVDLFSFLLPPQAVDRSSFKMTLILGYTVFLLIMNDLLPVTGNTIPLMNVFLSLCLGLMVASLLETILITNLLCGSTHSSAVPHWIRVLVLHILGKLVRLPPKSRDLQDVTVSSVVEEGSEAPEQKRPLNEDKALDELRSLGKELQGLRLQVEQHLGGSQSSEEWIQVGCIIDRLLFGLYVLFISVSFITIIIMWAQ; this is translated from the exons ATGAATG ccgaGTGCAGTTCCTTTATGATGAACTGCTCTAAACCGGACGCACCCTCCCTGCTGGAGGCTCTCAGACCAGTTTTCAATCTGAGCGCCATTCGACCCGTCACGAATATATCAACCATCACGAATGTCAACATTTCCTTCATCCTGTACGGCATTTTGGGGGTG GATGAAAAGGCCCAAATCTTGACAACTTTAATCTGGCAATCTGTA AGTTGGAGAAACGAGTTCATCTCGTGGGACCCACAACAGTGTGGTTCTTCATCAATCACAGTCCCAAGAAAACTACTGTGGGTACCAGATGTGGTCATTAATGAATT tATGGAGAAGAACTCAGCTCCATTCACTCCATACATCTATGTGTATTCTGACGGCCTTGTTAGTGATGCACTACCTGTCAGAGTGGTCAGCTCCTGCAGACTGGACATCTACATGTTCCCGTTCGACATCCAGAACTGCACCTTTAGCTTCAACTCCTACGTGTACCGCA AGTCTGCTCTACAGATTGACCTCCCAGGGCATGCAGGGGAAATATTTCAAATGTCGAAAGAAATGATGACGACTATGGGCGAGTGGGAACTAATTGGCATCACAGTGaagaaatttgtttttaatgctgACTTTGATAACTTTTATGAGGAGCTTCGTTTCTAT GTGTCGATGAAGCGTCGGTCCACCCTGTACGTGGTGAACCTGCTGATCCCCAGCTGCTTCCTCATCACAGTGGACCTCTTCAgcttcctgctgcctcctcagGCTGTGGACCGCTCCTCCTTCAAGATGACCCTCATCCTGGGCTACACCGTCTTCCTGCTCATCATGAACGACCTGCTGCCCGTCACAGGAAACACCATACCTCTCATGA ATGTGTTCCTGTCTCTGTGCCTGGGTCTGATGGTGGCCAGTCTGCTGGAGACTATCCTGATCACCAACCTACTGTGCGGCTCCACTCATTCTTCTGCAGTTCCTCACTGGATCAGAGTACTTGTTCTCCATATCCTGGGCAAACTGGTGCGACTTCCTCCAAAGTCCAGAGATCTACAAGACGTCACA GTTTCCTCTGTGGTGGAAGAGGGCAGCGAGGCTCCGGAGCAGAAAAGACCTCTGAATGAGGACAAGGCCCTGGACGAGCTGAGGAGCCTGGGTAAGGAGCTCCAGGGTCTCCGCCTCCAGGTGGAGCAGCATCTGGGTGGGAGCCAGAGTTCAGAGGAGTGGATCCAGGTGGGTTGCATCATAGACCGCCTGCTGTTCGGCCTGTATGTCCTCTTCATATCAGTCAGCTTCAttaccatcatcatcatgtggGCGCAGTAG
- the LOC133011167 gene encoding 5-hydroxytryptamine receptor 3A-like encodes MQAVFDLKPFRPAVNLSNPTIANISFTLYAVLGVNEKTQILTTFLWLRLYWHHEFLVWDPEECDGVTRISLPVKELWSPDIIVYEFVGDDVSQACPYVYVNHTGHIRWDRMLRLVSACNLEIFSFPFDVQNCTFTFGSYMHTIRDVRISPALTFAEMSGNSKRYLEASGEWELVDILGETSILRFGIDEWDIITFWVVIKRRPVLYVVNLLIPSSFLMLIDILSFYLPPHSVDRASFKMTLILGYTVFLLIMNDLLPSTANGTPIIGIYFSVCLALMVISLLETVIITNVLHHSSKKYREVPNWVRVIILKHIANLICYRWPEGVRPPAAPQKDKPQSSGPLVVQHTDQTPAQQATNSGGTQTLPVPAALTELQQICQFLADLRGHLTSLKKEGELQDQWCHVGYVLDFLLFRIYLLLISCYAMVIISMWCIWINQT; translated from the exons ATGCAGGCTGTGTTTGACCTGAAGCCCTTCAGGCCAGCAGTGAACCTCAGCAATCCCACCATTGCCAACATCTCCTTCACCCTCTATGCTGTCCTGGGAGTG AATGAGAAGACCCAGATTCTCACTACTTTCCTGTGGCTCAGACTG TACTGGCACCACGAGTTCCTGGTCTGGGACCCTGAGGAGTGTGATGGCGTCACAAGGATTTCTCTCCCCGTGAAGGAGCTTTGGTCCCCAGACATCATCGTGTATGAGTT TGTGGGTGATGACGTCTCCCAAGCGTGTCCATACGTCTACGTCAACCACACGGGTCACATCCGCTGGGACAGGATGCTGCGACTCGTCTCGGCCTGCAACCTGGAGATCTTCAGTTTTCCCTTTGACGTGCAGAACTGCACATTCACGTTTGGCTCCTACATGCACACCA TACGAGATGTGAGGATCAGTCCAGCACTGACCTTTGCGGAGATGTCTGGAAACTCAAAGCGTTACCTGGAAGCCAGCGGAGAATGGGAGCTGGTGGACATACTGGGAGAGACGTCCATCCTCCGTTTTGGGATCGATGAGTGGGACATCATCACCTTCTGG GTGGTCATCAAGCGCCGTCCAGTCCTCTACGTGGTCAACCTGCTCATCCCCAGCTCCTTCCTCATGCTCATCGACATCCTGTCCTTCTACCTGCCCCCCCACAGCGTGGACCGCGCCTCCTTCAAGATGACCCTCATCCTGGGCTACACCGTCTTTCTGCTCATCATGAACGACCTGCTGCCCAGCACAGCCAACGGCACGCCCATcatag GCATCTATTTCTCAGTGTGTCTGGCCCTCATGGTCATCAGTCTGCTGGAGACGGTCATCATTACCAATGTCCTGCACCACAGCTCCAAGAAATATCGAGAGGTTCCAAACTGGGTGAGGGTGATTATCCTCAAACACATCGCCAACCTCATCTGCTACCGCTGGCCGGAGGGCGTCCGGCCCCCTGCCGCGCCACAGAAGGATAAACCTCAGAGCTCAGGCCCGTTGGTCGTCCAACACACCGACCAGACACCTGCCCAGCAAGCAACCAACAGTGGAGGTACTCAGA CCCTGCCTGTTCCAGCCGCTCTGactgaactgcagcagatcTGTCAGTTCCTGGCCGACCTCCGCGGCCACCTCACGTCGCTGAAGAAGGAGGGCGAGCTGCAGGACCAGTGGTGCCACGTGGGATATGTCCTCGACTTCCTGCTCTTCCGCATCTATCTGCTGCTCATATCCTGCTACGCCATGGTCATCATCTCCATGTGGTGCATCTGGATCAACCAGACTTGA